A single region of the Raphanus sativus cultivar WK10039 chromosome 1, ASM80110v3, whole genome shotgun sequence genome encodes:
- the LOC108813963 gene encoding hexokinase-3 has translation MGKVAVAFAAAAVVAACSVAGVMVRRRVKSRRKWRSVVEILKELEEGCDTPVGRLRQVVDAMAVEMHAGLASEGGSKLKMLLTFVHHLPQGTEKGTYYALHLGGTYFRILRVLLGGERSYLDVQDVERHPIPSHLMNSTSEVLFNFLAFSLERFIEKEGDGSSSQGVKRELAFTFSFPVKHSSISSGVLIKWTKGFEISEMVGKDIAECLQVALNRRGLDMHVAVLVNDTVGALSLGYYHDPDTVVAVVFGTGSNACYLERTDAIIKSQGLLTTSGSMVVNMEWGNFWSSHLPRTSYDIDLDAESSNPNDMGFEKMISGMYLGDIVRRVILRMSQESDIFGPSSSLLSEPYVLRTNSVSAMHEDDTPELQEVARILKDLGVAEVPLKVRKLVVKVCDVVTRRAGRLAAAGIAGILKKIGRDGGGGITSGRSRSEIQMQKRTVVAVEGGLYMNYTMFREYMEEALVEILGEDVSQYVVVKAMEDGSSIGSALLVASLQS, from the exons ATGGGGAAGGTGGCGGTTGCGTTTGCGGCGGCAGCGGTTGTGGCGGCTTGTTCAGTGGCGGGGGTGATGGTGCGGAGGAGAGTGAAGAGTCGGAGGAAGTGGAGGAGTGTGGTTGAGATTTTGAAGGAGTTGGAGGAGGGTTGCGATACTCCGGTGGGGAGGTTGAGGCAAGTGGTGGATGCTATGGCCGTGGAGATGCACGCTGGTTTGGCTTCTGAAGGTGGCTCCAAGCTTAAAATGCTCCTCACTTTCGTCCATCATTTGCCCCAAGG gACGGAGAAAGGAACTTATTATGCACTTCACCTTGGAGGCACTTATTTTAGGATTTTGAGAGTCCTTCTGGGTGGCGAAAGGTCGTACCTTGATGTTCAAGATGTTGAACGACATCCTATACCTTCACATTTGATGAACAGCACCAGCGAG GTTCTTTTTAACTTTCTCGCCTTTTCCTTGGAAAGATTCATCGAAAAAGAAGGAGACGGGTCTAGTTCACAAGGTGTCAAGAGGGAACTTGCATTTACGTTCTCGTTCCCTGTCAAGCATAGCTCTATATCTTCAGGAGTTCTGATCAAATGGACCAAAGGTTTCGAAATTAGTGAAATG gTTGGGAAAGACATAGCTGAATGTCTACAAGTAGCGCTGAACAGAAGAGGCCTTGATATGCATGTTGCAGTTCTT GTGAATGATACTGTCGGAGCCTTGTCACTTGGATATTATCATGATCCAGACACAGTTGTTGCCGTTGTATTCGGAACAGGTAGTAATGCATGCTACTTGGAACGAACTGATGCCATTATCAAGTCTCAGGGTCTGCTTACCACTTCTGGAAGCATG GTAGTCAATATGGAGTGGGGGAATTTTTGGTCCTCACACTTGCCAAGGACTTCATATGACATTGACTTGGATGCAGAGAGTTCAAATCCAAATGATATG GGATTTGAAAagatgatatcaggaatgtatCTGGGTGACATTGTTCGAAGAGTAATTCTTCGCATGTCACAAGAATCTGATATCTTTGGACCTTCCTCTTCTTTGTTATCTGAGCCTTATGTTCTAAG AACAAACTCAGTCTCGGCCATGCATGAAGATGACACACCTGAGTTGCAGGAAGTAGCAAGAATCTTGAAAGACTTGGGG GTAGCAGAAGTACCATTGAAAGTGAGAAAACTCGTGGTGAAAGTATGCGACGTGGTGACACGAAGAGCGGGGAGGCTAGCAGCAGCGGGGATTGCAGGGATCTTGAAGAAGATAGGCAGAGATGGAGGCGGAGGAATCACCAGCGGCAGAAGCAGAAGCGAAATCCAAATGCAGAAAAGAACAGTGGTTGCAGTAGAAGGAGGTTTGTACATGAACTACACCATGTTTAGAGAATACATGGAAGAAGCCTTGGTGGAGATTTTAGGAGAAGATGTGAGTCAATACGTGGTCGTTAAAGCCATGGAAGATGGTTCTAGCATTGGCTCTGCTCTTCTCGTTGCCTCTTTACAGTCATGA
- the LOC130496247 gene encoding uncharacterized protein LOC130496247, translated as MFFFMLLLDCNCACGHLPCFRIKGESVYLAEVLQISLMSGRCKSSSQDYWKYEDMRHMWNLIFFFQWTGIQNKEMLQVSIWHKKKPDIDELESIAKLKLAEASSLKLTKHNGRLRCCKECTTEMDKFEEECASNYLKQRLTKLRQRSSVCFRRLS; from the exons atgtttttttttatgcttCTTTTGGATTGCAATTGCGCATGTGGTCATCTACCATGTTTCAG GATTAAGGGCGAGTCTGTGTATTTGGCCGAGGTTCTCCAAATTTCTCTG ATGAGTGGAAGGTGTAAGAGTTCATCACAGGATTATTGGAAGTACGAGGATATGAGACATATGTGgaatctgatatttttttttcaatggaCAGGCATACAAAACAAAGAAATGTTGCAAGTATCGATCTGGCATAAGAAGAAACCTGATATAGACGAGTTAGAGAGCATCGCGAAGCTAAAGCTAGCAGAGGCTTCCAGCTTAAAGCTAACAAAGCATAACGGGAGGCTGAGATGTTGTAAAGAATGTACTACGGAAATGGACAAGTTTGAGGAGGAATGCGCAAGTAACTATCTGAAACAGAGGTTGACCAAACTGAGGCAGAGAAGCAGTGTATGTTTCAGAAGGTTGAGCTGA